From the genome of Tachysurus fulvidraco isolate hzauxx_2018 chromosome 20, HZAU_PFXX_2.0, whole genome shotgun sequence, one region includes:
- the cfap298 gene encoding cilia- and flagella-associated protein 298: MVQLHVKHEHESQFLFNTTVDVSIETLVQQVTQVYNGRLKVDRICSEIPELADHGITLPPNMQGLTDDQIKDLKLRDEWEVTCVPSGGAEFRKDEIGHRNGHAPNEKMKNVLKKTMEEAKALISNKQVQANVCVTMDMVNEALDQLRGAVMIVYPMGLPPHDPIRMELENQEDLEGTQASLQVIPEKNAQLWWAGKELHWGKKLQDYIGKNEKTKIIVKIQKKSQRAPAREPLISEDQQKELMLRSYRRQEELKKLEEADDDSYLQSEWSDQQALKKQFQGLTNIKWGPR; this comes from the exons ATGGTCCAGCTTCACGTTAAACATGAACATGAGAGCCAGTTTCTGTTCAACACCACAGTGGATGTTTCTATTGAGACCCTCGTTCAGCAGGTCACTCAGGTCTACAATGGCAGGCTGAAAGTGGACAGGATTTGCTCTG AGATTCCTGAACTTGCTGATCATGGCATCACGCTTCCCCCCAACATGCAAGGCCTCACAGATGACCAGATCAAAGATCTGAAGTTAAGGGATGAATGGGAAGTCACGTGTGTCCCCAGTGGTGGGGCAGAATTCAGAAAGGATGAAATTGGGCACAGGAATGGACATG cACCCaatgaaaaaatgaagaatGTTTTGAAGAAGACTATGGAAGAAGCCAAAGCATTGATCTCAAAC aAACAAGTGCAGGCGAACGTGTGTGTTACCATGGACATGGTAAACGAGGCTCTTGATCAGTTGCGAGGAGCAGTGATGATCGTTTACCCAATGGGCCTGCCACCTCATGATCCCATCAGAATGGAATTGGAGAACCAGGAAGATCTTGAGGGAACACAG GCTTCTCTACAGGTGATCCCAGAGAAAAATGCTCAGCTATGGTGGGCAGGTAAAGAGTTGCATTGGGGCAAAAAGCTGCAAGATTACATTGGAAAAAACGAGAAAACAAAGATTATCGTGAAGATCCAGAAG AAAAGCCAGAGGGCGCCAGCACGTGAGCCTCTGATAAGTGAGGACCAGCAGAAAGAGTTGATGTTACGCTCTTACAGAAGGCAGGAGGAACTCAAG AAGCTAGAAGAAGCAGATGATGATTCCTATTTACAGTCAGAGTGGTCAGACCAGCAGGCTTTAAAGAAACAATTTCAAGGACTTACAAATATCAAATGGGGCCCAAGATAA